GCGTCGACTGCTCGACCGCTTCGCTGCGTCGCTGCCGACGGGTACGCCCGTGGTGCCCGACACGCTGTCGCGGCTGACCGAGCGGGAGCTCGAGGTGCTGCGGCTCGTCGCACGTGGCCTGTCGAACGGCGAGATCGCGGCCGAGCTCTTCGTCTCCGAGACGACGGTCAAGACGCACGTCGGCCACGTGTTGACCAAGCTCGACCTGCGAGACCGCGTGCAGGCGTGCGTGTTCGCCTATGAGAGCGGGCTTGTGCGGCCGGGCGGGGCCTGACGCGGGTGGCTCCGGCGCCCCGCGCGGCGCGTCGGTCGTAGCTGTGCGTCCTGTGTCGCCATGACGACATCTGACGCACACCTACGTCGTTCCGGCGGCTCGAGCATGCTCTCGCGATTTACATAAGACGCTTATACAGTTGAGTGCGTGACCGACGCAGCGGACCTGGAGCTCGCAAGGGTTCTCGAGCAGCTCGTCCGGGTCGTGCGACGGCTGGCCACGGAGGGCGAGCTCAGCCTGCCGGCTGCTGCGGCGCTGTCACGGCTGGTGCACGGCGGCCCGTCCCGGCTCACGGACCTCGCTGCGAGCGAGGGCGTGAGCCAGCCGGGCATGACCCAGCTGGTGACTACTCTCGAGCGCGCAGGCCTCGTCACCCGCGCCCCCTCGCCCGACGACGGCCGGGTAGTGCTCGTCTCGGCCACTGCCGACGGCGAGGCGCTCATCGGCCGGCGGCGCACGGAGCGCGCCGACGCGCTGCGCCGCCTGCTCGACCAGCTCTCCCCGGACGACCGCGGTGCCGTACGCCGGGCCACTCCCGCGCTCGACCGTCTCA
Above is a window of Motilibacter peucedani DNA encoding:
- a CDS encoding MarR family winged helix-turn-helix transcriptional regulator; protein product: MTDAADLELARVLEQLVRVVRRLATEGELSLPAAAALSRLVHGGPSRLTDLAASEGVSQPGMTQLVTTLERAGLVTRAPSPDDGRVVLVSATADGEALIGRRRTERADALRRLLDQLSPDDRGAVRRATPALDRLTSLGQSATTPRTTTPRTTTGDPQ